In the genome of Flavobacteriales bacterium, the window GTTGCCCTTGCCAGGAGTCATGGCGTGGAGTATATCTTTGCCACGGTAGTCCTCGCGGGCGTGATACAAATGTCCGCAGGTTTTCTGCGGCTTGGCAAACTGATTCGCCTGGTGCCTCACCCTGTCATCTTCGGTTTTGTCAATGGCCTGGCCATCATCATCTTCATGTCGCAACTGGATCAGTTCAAGGATGCCAACGGTGAATGGTTAACAGGAAAACCCCTGTATACTTTATTGAACCTCGTCCTGCTTACGATTTTTATCATTTGGGGACTCCCCAAACTTACCAGGGTCATTCCTGCCTCACTAGCTGCTATCCTGGTCATCTTCGGACTGGTATATTCCCTCGAAATAGACACCAGAACGGTAGGAGATATCGCCTCCATCCAAGGTGGTTTTCCTCCATTTCATATACCGGCTATTCCATTTACTCCGGAAACCTTCACACTCATTCTTCCTTATGCAGCCATTGTTGCAGGTGTAGGCCTGATTGAAAGTCTGCTGACCTTGAACATAGTTGACGAGATCACGGAGACCAGGGGCAGCGGAAACAAAGAAGCCGTAGCCCAGGGTGCCGCCAATATTTTGTCTGGATTACTTTCGGGGATGGGTGGTTGTGCGATGATCGGACAAAGCCTGATCAATGTTTCAAACGGTGCCAGGGCACGACTGTCCGGCATAGTTGCATCTGTCATGCTGCTGGTGTTTGTGATGTTCGGATCCGGATTAATTGAAAAAGTTCCCATGGCAGCGTTGACCGGGCTCATGATCATGGTGGCCATCGGAACCTTTGAATGGGCCAGCCTGAGAACATTTACCCGTTTCCCGAAGTCTGATATTTTTGTGATGGTTATGGTCACAGTAGTTACTGCGGTTCTTCACAACCTGGCTTTGGCAGTTATCATCGGGGTGATTATCTCTGCGCTGGTGTTTGCCTGGGACAATGCCAAGCGGATCCGCGCCAGGAAGTCGCTGGATGAAAATGGCGTCAAGCACTATGAAATTTATGGGCCCCTGTTCTTCGGATCGGTTACCGCATTTAATGAAAAATTTGATGTATTAAATGATCCTGAGGAGGTGATCATTGACTTTGCCGAAAGCCGTGTGGTAGACATGTCGGCCATTGAAGCGTTGAACAAGATCACTGAACGCTATCTCAAGGTAGGTAAGAGTGTGCATCTTAAACACCTCAGTCCCGATTGCAGGAAACTTCTTAAGAATGCGGAGGAAGTGATTGATGTGAATGTACTGGAAGATCCGAAGTACAAGATTGTGACCGATAAACTGTAAGCGTCAGAGCTGATCCGTAAGCGTATCAGGTTCGATGTGGATCAGGACCTGCCCGAGGTTAGGGATCTCGTTACGCAAGTGATCCTGAAGTTTGTGCGCAATATCATGCCCTTCTTTCACGGTTATATTGGCATCGACTGTAGCGTGAAGGTCCACATAATAACGCATTCCGGCCTTTCGCACAAAGCATTTCTCCGTATCCAGAATTCCCTTGACAGCCATGGACCTTTCCCTGATTTCTGTGATCAGTTCATCATAACGATGTTCATCCATCACCTCCCCCAGTGCGGGACGGAAGATCCGATAACTGTTATACAGGATAAACAGCGCGCTGAGCAAAGCCGCCCAGTCGTCTGCCATTTCATAACCATCTCCCATTAGAACAGCCACCGTGATACCGATGAATGCCATCACGGAAGTTATGGCATCGCTTCGGTGATGCCAGGCATCGGCTCTCAGAGCACTGCTGTGGGTTTCCCTGCTTCTTTTAACAACCACCTGGAAAGAGATCTCCTTCCAAAGAATGATGCAACCCAACACAATGAGCGTCCACGACTCCGGCGGGGTATCAGGACTTTGTATATTCAGGATGCTTTCATAGGCGATGACTGTGGCAGAGACCACCAAAAAGGCCACGACAAGAAAAGTGATCAACGGCTCTATCTTACCATGTCCGTACGGATGATTATCGTCCGCCGGCTTTCTTGCATATTTGAGCCCCATCATAACCAACAGGGATGCGAAAACATCGGTGGTTGACTCGATAGCATCAGCGATGAGCGCATAAGAGTTCCCGAAGAACCCTGCAAGTCCTTTGATAAGTACCAGACCTATGTTTCCGACAATGCTGAAATAGGTGGTTCGTATGGCGCGGTCTTCCATGTCCATTTCCAAAGCGAAAGTAGCGACTTATTTTGTCACTTGCGGTTGAAAGCAACCGGTAATCACCCGGACAATCAGAACATGGATGCGTCAGCCCGGAAAAGTGAAATCAACGTGATCGTATCTGAGTAGAAATTCGCTGTAAACAAAATAGAACAGAGACCGGGGAGGTACCGGTCTCTGTTTTCTACTCACGCATGCCTTCAGACATCAAAGCTTCATTCTTCAATCACTCAGTTTCATG includes:
- a CDS encoding SulP family inorganic anion transporter → MRKYLNLFNHSQKLDYKTEILSGLTVALALVPEAVAFALIAGLSPLTGLYAAVVMGFVTSVLGGRPGMISGATGAVAVVLVALARSHGVEYIFATVVLAGVIQMSAGFLRLGKLIRLVPHPVIFGFVNGLAIIIFMSQLDQFKDANGEWLTGKPLYTLLNLVLLTIFIIWGLPKLTRVIPASLAAILVIFGLVYSLEIDTRTVGDIASIQGGFPPFHIPAIPFTPETFTLILPYAAIVAGVGLIESLLTLNIVDEITETRGSGNKEAVAQGAANILSGLLSGMGGCAMIGQSLINVSNGARARLSGIVASVMLLVFVMFGSGLIEKVPMAALTGLMIMVAIGTFEWASLRTFTRFPKSDIFVMVMVTVVTAVLHNLALAVIIGVIISALVFAWDNAKRIRARKSLDENGVKHYEIYGPLFFGSVTAFNEKFDVLNDPEEVIIDFAESRVVDMSAIEALNKITERYLKVGKSVHLKHLSPDCRKLLKNAEEVIDVNVLEDPKYKIVTDKL
- a CDS encoding cation transporter, with product MDMEDRAIRTTYFSIVGNIGLVLIKGLAGFFGNSYALIADAIESTTDVFASLLVMMGLKYARKPADDNHPYGHGKIEPLITFLVVAFLVVSATVIAYESILNIQSPDTPPESWTLIVLGCIILWKEISFQVVVKRSRETHSSALRADAWHHRSDAITSVMAFIGITVAVLMGDGYEMADDWAALLSALFILYNSYRIFRPALGEVMDEHRYDELITEIRERSMAVKGILDTEKCFVRKAGMRYYVDLHATVDANITVKEGHDIAHKLQDHLRNEIPNLGQVLIHIEPDTLTDQL